A window from Glaciimonas sp. PCH181 encodes these proteins:
- a CDS encoding YfiR family protein: MHKNVAPLTRKRNVPLTRTPCARENFLTQFQITSRMCIALFIFLTTTFSSIVQAQNNATELQRAQNISHVIIGISSYVRWPTPSSELRLCVVGEAKYAGVLMDSAKESSVPPIRAHQLSPKSDVTSAECNIVYIGNIDGAEREKLFAQLNGQPILSISEPGLPSTTRSMFSLKFRDTQIAFEVNLDAIARSGLRVHPNVLQFAKREAQKP; encoded by the coding sequence ATGCATAAAAATGTTGCCCCTCTCACCCGCAAAAGAAATGTGCCGCTAACCCGTACACCTTGTGCCAGGGAAAATTTTCTCACACAATTTCAGATCACATCTCGCATGTGCATCGCGCTGTTTATATTCCTGACAACTACTTTTTCCAGCATCGTACAAGCGCAAAATAACGCCACCGAGTTGCAACGTGCGCAAAATATTTCACACGTCATTATCGGCATCAGCAGTTATGTACGCTGGCCGACGCCATCCTCTGAATTACGGCTATGCGTGGTAGGTGAGGCGAAGTATGCAGGGGTCTTGATGGACAGCGCAAAGGAAAGTTCCGTGCCCCCTATTCGGGCCCATCAACTAAGCCCAAAAAGTGACGTGACCTCTGCCGAATGCAACATCGTCTACATCGGAAATATCGACGGGGCCGAGCGCGAAAAATTGTTTGCGCAGCTAAATGGGCAACCGATACTGTCGATCAGCGAACCCGGCTTGCCGTCGACAACCCGCAGCATGTTCTCTCTAAAGTTTCGTGACACTCAGATTGCTTTTGAAGTTAATTTGGACGCTATCGCCCGAAGCGGCCTGCGCGTACATCCAAACGTACTGCAATTCGCAAAGCGCGAAGCACAAAAACCATGA
- a CDS encoding DUF4102 domain-containing protein produces the protein MPKLAKPLTDTQVRTAKSMSGHSYTLSDESGMYLEIAESGSKI, from the coding sequence ATGCCGAAATTAGCAAAGCCACTGACTGACACACAAGTAAGAACCGCCAAGTCCATGAGCGGGCACTCCTACACGCTGTCTGATGAGTCCGGTATGTATCTGGAGATTGCAGAGTCCGGCTCAAAAATATAA
- the trxA gene encoding thioredoxin TrxA — translation MSENIKHITDASFEADVLKSDKPVLVDFWAEWCGPCKMIAPILEEVAKEYDGKILIAKMDVDANQAVPAKFGIRGIPTLILFKNGVAAAQKVGALAKGQLTSFIDSNI, via the coding sequence ATGAGCGAAAACATTAAACATATTACCGACGCATCTTTTGAAGCAGATGTACTTAAATCCGACAAACCAGTATTGGTCGATTTTTGGGCCGAATGGTGTGGTCCTTGTAAAATGATTGCCCCGATCCTGGAAGAAGTCGCCAAAGAATACGACGGCAAAATCCTGATCGCCAAGATGGACGTTGATGCTAATCAGGCAGTACCTGCCAAATTTGGTATTCGCGGCATCCCGACATTGATCTTGTTTAAAAACGGCGTTGCAGCCGCTCAAAAAGTAGGCGCGTTGGCAAAAGGCCAGCTAACCTCGTTCATCGATAGCAATATTTGA
- a CDS encoding MFS transporter — translation MTTTKSSQSKFGTVLRVTSGNFMEMFDFFLFGFYATHIAKTFFPASNEFASLMLTFMTFGAGFLMRPLGAIILGAYVDRIGRRKGLIVTLALMAIGTMLIAFVPGYATIGYLAPFLVLTGRLLQGFSAGVELGGVSVYLSEMATPGHKGFYVSWQSASQQVAIIVAAALGYGLQVNLAPAQIADWGWRIPFFIGCMIVPVLFIIRSSLQETEEFLARKHKPNMRQIMRSMVDNWGLVIAGMMLVSMTTVSFYLITVYTPTFGKTVLKLTTTDALIVTFCVGISNFIWLPVMGALSDRVGRRPLLLIFTILTILSAYPALSWLVSEPSFNRMLIVELWLSFLYSSYNGAMVVALTEVMPVDVRTVGFSLAYSLATAIFGGFTPAIATGLIEFTGNKAAPGLWMSFAAVCGLIATLVLYRKSGNQQTTAIKAPA, via the coding sequence ATGACAACCACCAAGTCCAGTCAATCAAAATTCGGTACCGTTTTGCGCGTTACCAGCGGCAACTTCATGGAGATGTTTGACTTCTTCCTGTTTGGATTCTACGCCACACATATCGCCAAAACCTTCTTCCCTGCAAGCAATGAATTCGCGTCCCTGATGCTGACTTTCATGACCTTTGGCGCAGGTTTTTTAATGCGACCTTTAGGCGCGATTATTCTAGGCGCGTATGTCGATCGCATCGGTCGCCGCAAAGGTTTGATCGTGACACTGGCATTAATGGCAATCGGCACGATGCTGATCGCCTTTGTACCGGGCTATGCCACCATCGGCTATCTGGCACCGTTTCTGGTCTTAACCGGTCGTTTGCTACAAGGCTTCTCAGCCGGTGTTGAGCTGGGCGGCGTGTCTGTTTATCTGTCAGAAATGGCAACGCCGGGCCACAAAGGATTTTATGTGAGCTGGCAATCGGCAAGTCAGCAAGTCGCCATTATTGTGGCAGCTGCGCTTGGCTATGGCCTTCAGGTCAATCTGGCACCAGCGCAAATCGCTGATTGGGGATGGCGCATTCCTTTCTTTATCGGCTGCATGATCGTGCCGGTATTGTTCATTATTCGTAGTTCGTTGCAAGAAACAGAAGAATTTCTCGCCCGCAAACATAAACCAAATATGCGTCAGATCATGCGCTCCATGGTTGACAATTGGGGCTTGGTAATCGCTGGCATGATGCTGGTGTCTATGACAACCGTTTCTTTCTACCTCATCACCGTATACACACCGACATTCGGCAAAACGGTCTTGAAACTCACGACGACTGACGCATTGATCGTGACCTTTTGCGTCGGTATCTCCAACTTTATCTGGCTGCCGGTCATGGGAGCGTTATCTGACCGCGTCGGTCGTCGCCCACTGTTACTGATATTTACGATCCTCACGATCCTGAGCGCTTATCCGGCGTTATCCTGGTTAGTGTCAGAACCAAGCTTCAATCGCATGCTGATTGTTGAACTATGGTTGTCATTCTTATATTCCAGTTATAACGGCGCGATGGTCGTTGCATTAACAGAAGTGATGCCGGTGGATGTGCGTACTGTCGGCTTTTCCTTAGCCTACAGTCTGGCAACGGCGATTTTTGGTGGCTTTACCCCAGCCATTGCGACCGGATTGATCGAATTTACCGGAAACAAAGCAGCGCCAGGTTTGTGGATGAGCTTTGCAGCTGTTTGCGGCCTGATTGCCACGCTGGTGCTTTACCGTAAAAGCGGTAATCAACAAACAACCGCTATAAAAGCACCTGCCTGA
- a CDS encoding glycosyltransferase family 39 protein codes for MKPVRLPASATSALPRWGLWALGLLYILPGLFGRDPWKNDDASSFGIMWTMAHGSLNTWLAPQIVGLPMPGESPLTFWIGAICIKLFGWLLGDPLAARLSTIVFFLIGSLSVWYATYLLGRRSEAQPLRLAFGGQPEPRDFGRTLADGAFLIYLGCLGLLLHSHETTAKSLQMSLVAYAIYLAVRLFDASNAAPGTTRTAAFTAAFALRSAALLGLALGLLTLTRGWAVPITIFIGLSSLAMLREKKIAVHLLLVTLPVAIIVSGAWFLASYILLPDGNNFTFWEDQNLRQLGWPTLTTFAYYFKYGIWFAWPAWPFAGWAVYAWRQQRKALHIALPLTFFISLTVMIFLTPRPDEGILLPLLPALIILAAFGLPTMKRGAINAVDWFSVMTLTTCAAFIWIGWIAKETGWPAQIAKNAYKLAPGFKPGFNATALTIAILGSICWIFLVNWRLSRRPAVLWRAVVLSSGGVVLCWLLLMTLWLPWINYGKSYAGVATQIEAHLPNLKQCVDTNVGPAQRASFAYFGDIPFSELSQERCDFLLYQDNNNTKSDDAAIWRQFSGRWKLLWSGRRPSDRDERFRLYQRVGN; via the coding sequence ATGAAGCCAGTTCGCCTTCCCGCTTCCGCCACCAGCGCACTGCCACGCTGGGGCTTATGGGCGCTCGGTTTGCTCTATATTTTGCCCGGCCTGTTCGGTCGCGATCCGTGGAAAAATGACGATGCCTCCAGCTTCGGCATTATGTGGACCATGGCGCATGGCAGCCTCAATACTTGGCTGGCACCACAAATCGTCGGCCTGCCTATGCCGGGTGAAAGCCCGCTGACTTTCTGGATCGGAGCAATCTGCATTAAGCTTTTCGGCTGGTTGCTGGGCGATCCCCTGGCAGCGCGACTATCGACCATCGTTTTCTTTTTAATCGGTTCGCTGTCCGTGTGGTACGCCACCTATTTACTAGGACGCCGCAGCGAAGCGCAACCGCTGCGACTCGCCTTTGGCGGCCAGCCAGAACCCAGAGATTTTGGACGCACGCTTGCCGATGGCGCTTTCCTGATTTATCTCGGCTGCCTCGGCCTGCTATTACACAGCCACGAAACCACCGCAAAAAGCTTGCAGATGTCGCTAGTCGCATACGCGATCTACCTCGCGGTGCGCCTGTTCGACGCCTCCAACGCAGCACCCGGCACGACGCGCACCGCTGCTTTTACGGCAGCTTTCGCACTGCGCAGCGCCGCCCTACTTGGCTTGGCGCTGGGTTTACTGACCCTGACACGCGGCTGGGCTGTCCCGATAACAATCTTCATTGGCTTAAGCAGTTTAGCCATGCTGCGAGAGAAAAAAATCGCCGTCCATTTGTTGCTGGTGACGTTACCCGTCGCCATCATCGTCAGCGGTGCGTGGTTTCTGGCGAGTTATATATTGCTGCCAGATGGCAATAATTTCACTTTCTGGGAAGATCAAAATCTGCGGCAACTCGGCTGGCCGACGTTGACCACTTTCGCGTATTACTTCAAATACGGCATTTGGTTTGCGTGGCCAGCGTGGCCGTTCGCTGGCTGGGCCGTGTACGCATGGCGACAACAACGCAAAGCCCTTCATATTGCCCTGCCCCTGACATTTTTCATCAGTTTGACCGTCATGATTTTCCTGACGCCAAGACCGGACGAAGGCATACTTCTGCCACTCTTACCGGCGCTGATTATTCTGGCAGCATTCGGTCTTCCGACGATGAAACGCGGCGCGATCAATGCGGTCGATTGGTTCTCGGTGATGACACTGACGACATGCGCGGCTTTTATCTGGATTGGATGGATCGCCAAAGAAACCGGCTGGCCAGCGCAAATTGCCAAGAATGCCTATAAGCTGGCGCCCGGCTTCAAACCCGGATTTAATGCGACCGCATTAACGATCGCCATTCTCGGCTCAATTTGCTGGATATTTTTAGTCAACTGGCGCTTGTCACGCCGACCAGCGGTACTTTGGCGCGCCGTCGTATTGTCCTCAGGCGGCGTCGTATTGTGCTGGTTGCTGCTGATGACGCTGTGGTTGCCATGGATTAATTACGGCAAAAGCTACGCAGGCGTGGCTACCCAAATCGAGGCGCATTTGCCCAACCTCAAGCAATGCGTCGACACCAACGTGGGCCCGGCACAACGTGCTTCGTTCGCCTATTTTGGAGACATTCCATTTTCTGAGTTAAGTCAGGAACGTTGCGATTTTCTGTTGTACCAGGACAATAACAATACCAAATCCGACGATGCCGCGATCTGGCGCCAATTTAGTGGCCGCTGGAAATTACTATGGAGCGGACGTCGCCCCTCCGACCGCGATGAGCGTTTCCGCTTATATCAACGGGTTGGCAATTAG
- a CDS encoding MATE family efflux transporter — translation MHRTRTRLARSNTTHIAKLAWPILIGQLALILNGVIDTAMTSRYSATDLAALALGGAIYVSVFVGLSGVLQALSPIIGQLYGGQRMADIGYQVKQGTWLALFLSLLGCLVLLFPQPFLSVAHASPILSAKATLYLQILALALPATLGFNVYSALNTAVSKPKMVMAIKIIAVLLKFPLNALFIFGGFGIPALGGPGCAIATTVISWLMLLIAWLILRHNSFYKQFALFHSGFVKPHWHAQRALLKLGIPTGLSYFIEVTAFTFMAIFIARLGETAVAGHQITANFATVLYMLPLSIAIASGILVAQAIGAKELDQARRIGFSGIRLAAICSATIGLIIWLARATIIRAYTPNETIIAAAMPLFIFIGFYQLFDAIQCSTAFVLRAYKVAIVPTIIYAVSLWGVGLVSGYILGLNPFGISPPALHGAAGFWMGNSASIALVATSLLIYLHIVQRRAQQQQR, via the coding sequence ATTCATCGCACCAGAACGCGCCTCGCCCGCTCTAACACAACGCACATTGCCAAGCTGGCGTGGCCCATCCTGATTGGGCAATTGGCGCTGATCTTAAACGGCGTCATCGATACCGCCATGACCTCGCGATACTCCGCCACAGATCTGGCTGCACTAGCGTTGGGCGGCGCGATTTATGTCAGCGTGTTCGTTGGTCTCAGCGGCGTTTTACAAGCGTTGTCCCCGATCATCGGCCAACTATATGGCGGCCAGCGCATGGCCGATATCGGCTATCAAGTCAAACAAGGCACTTGGCTAGCGCTATTTTTATCATTGCTCGGCTGCCTCGTACTGCTATTTCCGCAGCCGTTTTTATCGGTCGCCCATGCCTCGCCCATCCTCAGCGCCAAAGCCACTTTATATTTGCAAATTCTGGCGTTAGCGTTACCGGCCACGCTTGGATTTAATGTCTACTCGGCGTTAAACACCGCAGTCTCGAAACCCAAAATGGTGATGGCAATCAAAATTATTGCCGTTCTGCTTAAGTTTCCACTAAACGCACTGTTCATTTTTGGCGGCTTCGGTATTCCGGCGTTAGGCGGCCCCGGCTGCGCCATCGCCACCACCGTTATTTCATGGCTGATGCTATTGATCGCTTGGCTGATCCTGCGCCACAATAGTTTCTACAAACAATTTGCCTTGTTTCACAGCGGGTTCGTCAAGCCACACTGGCACGCACAACGCGCTTTATTAAAATTAGGCATCCCCACCGGCTTAAGTTATTTCATCGAAGTTACTGCGTTTACCTTCATGGCAATTTTTATTGCCCGGCTGGGTGAAACTGCTGTGGCAGGGCATCAAATTACCGCCAATTTTGCGACCGTCCTATACATGCTGCCGTTATCCATTGCGATCGCCAGCGGCATTCTGGTAGCCCAAGCGATTGGTGCCAAAGAACTCGATCAGGCGCGGCGCATCGGCTTTTCCGGCATTCGATTGGCGGCAATTTGTTCGGCCACTATCGGCCTGATCATCTGGCTTGCACGCGCCACGATCATTCGCGCTTATACGCCAAACGAAACCATCATCGCGGCTGCCATGCCGCTGTTTATATTTATCGGTTTTTATCAATTATTCGATGCAATCCAGTGCAGCACTGCCTTCGTTTTGCGCGCATACAAAGTCGCTATTGTTCCAACGATCATCTACGCTGTATCGCTGTGGGGAGTGGGTTTAGTGTCCGGCTATATTCTTGGATTAAATCCATTTGGCATCAGCCCGCCAGCGCTGCATGGGGCTGCCGGTTTCTGGATGGGAAATAGTGCCAGCATTGCATTGGTCGCCACAAGCCTGCTAATTTATTTACATATCGTGCAGCGCCGTGCGCAACAGCAGCAGCGCTAA
- the rho gene encoding transcription termination factor Rho: MHLSELKALHVSALLEMAIGLDIDNAARLRKQELMFAILKKRAKSGEQIFGDGALEVLPDGFGFLRSPDASYMASTDDIYISPSQIRRFNLHTGDSIEGEVRTPKDGERYFALVKVDKVNGESPEASKHRILFENLTPLHPNKPLPLERDMRGEENITGRIIDMIAPIGKGQRGLLVASPKSGKSVMLQHIAHAITTNHPDTVMIVLLIDERPEEVTEMQRSVRGEVVASTFDEPATRHVQVAEMVLEKAKRLVEMKKDVVILLDSITRLARAYNTVIPASGKVLTGGVDANALQRPKRFFGAARNIEEGGSLTIIATALIETGSRMDDVIYEEFKGTGNMEVHLERRLAEKRVYPAINLNKSGTRREELLIKPDQLQKIWVLRKLLYSMDEIEAMEFILDKIKSTKTNLEFFDMMRRGN; this comes from the coding sequence ATGCATTTATCTGAACTAAAGGCGCTACACGTCTCCGCCCTGCTAGAAATGGCAATCGGCCTCGACATCGATAACGCCGCGCGCTTGCGCAAACAAGAACTGATGTTCGCCATTCTCAAGAAACGCGCGAAATCAGGAGAACAAATTTTTGGCGATGGCGCTCTTGAAGTTTTGCCTGATGGCTTTGGCTTCCTGCGCTCGCCCGACGCCAGTTATATGGCGTCCACCGACGACATTTATATCTCACCTTCACAAATCCGCCGTTTCAACTTGCATACTGGCGATTCAATTGAAGGTGAAGTCCGCACCCCGAAAGACGGCGAACGCTATTTCGCCCTGGTCAAAGTTGACAAGGTCAACGGCGAATCACCGGAAGCATCGAAACACCGCATCCTGTTTGAGAACCTGACGCCCCTGCATCCGAACAAACCGCTGCCGCTCGAACGCGACATGCGCGGCGAAGAAAACATCACCGGCCGCATCATCGACATGATCGCGCCAATCGGCAAAGGCCAGCGCGGTCTGCTGGTAGCATCCCCAAAATCTGGTAAATCCGTCATGCTGCAACACATTGCGCATGCGATCACGACCAACCATCCTGATACTGTGATGATCGTCCTGTTGATCGACGAACGTCCTGAAGAAGTAACCGAAATGCAGCGCTCAGTGCGCGGTGAAGTAGTCGCATCGACATTCGATGAGCCCGCTACCCGCCACGTCCAAGTCGCCGAAATGGTGCTGGAAAAAGCTAAGCGTCTGGTCGAAATGAAAAAAGACGTCGTGATCCTGCTGGATTCCATCACCCGTCTGGCACGTGCTTACAATACCGTGATCCCTGCTTCCGGCAAGGTACTGACCGGTGGTGTAGATGCAAATGCGCTACAACGTCCAAAACGCTTCTTCGGCGCGGCCCGTAACATCGAAGAAGGCGGCTCGTTGACCATCATCGCTACAGCGCTGATTGAAACCGGTAGCCGTATGGATGACGTGATTTACGAAGAATTTAAAGGGACCGGTAATATGGAGGTCCATCTGGAACGTCGCCTTGCAGAAAAGCGCGTCTATCCAGCGATCAACTTGAACAAATCCGGTACACGTCGCGAAGAATTACTGATCAAGCCTGATCAACTGCAAAAAATCTGGGTGCTGCGCAAACTGCTGTACAGCATGGATGAAATCGAAGCGATGGAGTTCATCCTCGACAAAATCAAATCTACCAAGACCAATCTGGAGTTTTTCGATATGATGCGGCGCGGTAATTGA
- a CDS encoding type B 50S ribosomal protein L31 produces the protein MKDGIHPNYREVLVQDMSCGFQFITRSTIQTRETGTFEGKDYPLVKIEVSSESHPFYTGQHKIVDTAGRVDKFRKKFGTVGSKTSVAAG, from the coding sequence ATGAAAGACGGCATTCACCCAAATTATCGTGAAGTTTTGGTCCAAGACATGTCTTGCGGTTTCCAATTCATCACACGTTCTACTATCCAAACACGTGAAACAGGTACTTTCGAAGGTAAAGACTATCCTTTAGTAAAGATCGAAGTTTCATCGGAATCGCATCCGTTCTACACTGGTCAACATAAAATCGTTGATACAGCTGGTCGTGTTGATAAATTCCGTAAAAAGTTTGGTACTGTTGGTTCAAAAACATCAGTCGCTGCAGGTTAA
- a CDS encoding Arm DNA-binding domain-containing protein — protein sequence MSYRQERAKQNRLTFGAYPEVSPLEARAKRTAARKLLTDGIDTENSGVTQSRLRPSQQLHKNS from the coding sequence ATGTCCTACCGACAAGAAAGAGCGAAACAAAACCGCTTAACCTTCGGAGCGTACCCTGAGGTTTCGCCACTTGAAGCAAGAGCGAAACGTACGGCAGCGCGTAAGCTCTTGACGGATGGCATCGACACGGAAAATTCAGGCGTGACTCAAAGCAGGCTAAGGCCATCGCAGCAACTACACAAGAACAGTTAA
- a CDS encoding PD-(D/E)XK nuclease family protein — translation MPNKSLFKSQFQSLSLSPSNTFWPEVAAALSRVCRESGGENTRDLSSWRVIVPAYVHATLLKDALATALPGAGTFIPPRINTLSALLQTLPPAPNAPTASASSERLMRLYSELRQHAWLKKIFSARRNTDLLPLAQTLLALSDELTQALLPSIRATGDIDQRWEAALEQLTPSARQLLSDETQLVWSIWKSQLDGDDAMAVRFDQMLQFAEQANSPLAWISSVEPEPMERAFLEAYAKTQPVLLIILDWQPENIATAYAAAWPELIDAPDAAQSGHQAPVDDLFAAPAFNVRQPSSLALCATHSIEDEAVQGAQTILDWLQAGKNKLAIVAQDRVVARRIRALLERAQVHVADETGWKLSTTRAASAIAAWFDVVTQRGETTALLDFLKSPFMLADLPDKSSQVMAIEIALRRANVLGEWGSVIYALSDVPVAQQTVSMLAQQAGVYAGRKTLRGWINTGSALETIGVATALSRDPAGQQVLQMLQNIAAESGDDGDAALFSFPEWRALVNLQLDDTSFISPASDRRVVMLPLNGARLRHFDAVLLVGADASHLPSQPQETLFFANTVRRELNLATRESRQRQQMRDLVELLAMNPTVVLSWQAHQDGEPNPVSPWIERLELTLARAGVATLPRHRAIIAEQRLLATPALMPAPIAAVLRPGRLSASGYNSFIACPYQFFAKRMLSLASLDELSDLPEKRDYGGWLHQILQTYHEMLRDQSIANVQEQRVAILVDISKQLFDKIIAKNAAALGYYARWQKVISAYVTWANDREAQGWRFIFGEQAYEKNLSLAEGQITLHGRIDRIDENDAGERAVLDYKSSSVIVLNKKLNDHEDHQLAFYGLLSDLPVEAAHYVALELSKDKIGDVSAPEYAQAQTVLDHHIRHTMQAISDGAPMPANGTDAVCQYCDVRGLCRKGAW, via the coding sequence ATGCCGAATAAGTCTCTTTTCAAGTCCCAATTTCAGTCCTTATCGTTATCGCCTTCCAATACTTTTTGGCCCGAGGTAGCCGCTGCTTTGTCGCGTGTCTGTCGCGAAAGCGGTGGTGAGAATACGCGCGATCTTTCCAGTTGGCGCGTGATTGTGCCGGCGTATGTGCACGCCACATTATTGAAAGATGCGCTGGCGACGGCTTTACCCGGCGCCGGCACATTTATTCCGCCGCGTATCAATACCTTATCGGCACTGTTGCAAACCTTGCCGCCAGCGCCAAACGCGCCAACTGCCAGTGCCAGCAGTGAACGGTTGATGCGCTTGTATTCTGAATTGCGCCAACATGCGTGGTTGAAAAAAATATTTAGTGCGCGTCGCAACACTGATTTGCTACCGCTGGCGCAAACGCTGCTGGCATTGTCGGATGAGTTGACGCAGGCATTGTTGCCATCGATACGGGCGACCGGGGACATAGATCAGCGCTGGGAAGCCGCGCTAGAACAATTGACGCCAAGCGCCCGTCAGCTGCTGTCTGACGAGACGCAACTGGTATGGTCGATCTGGAAGAGTCAGCTGGATGGCGATGATGCGATGGCGGTGCGTTTCGATCAAATGCTGCAATTTGCGGAGCAAGCCAATTCACCGCTGGCATGGATCAGCTCAGTCGAACCCGAGCCGATGGAACGTGCTTTTCTAGAAGCCTACGCAAAGACGCAGCCGGTCTTACTGATTATACTGGATTGGCAGCCCGAGAATATCGCCACAGCCTATGCTGCCGCGTGGCCAGAGCTAATTGATGCGCCAGACGCAGCACAGAGCGGCCATCAAGCGCCTGTTGATGATTTATTTGCGGCCCCAGCATTTAATGTCAGGCAGCCATCCAGCCTCGCCTTGTGTGCTACTCACAGCATCGAAGACGAAGCCGTGCAGGGTGCGCAGACCATTCTTGACTGGCTGCAAGCTGGCAAAAACAAGCTAGCGATTGTGGCGCAGGATCGGGTTGTTGCGCGACGGATACGCGCTTTGCTAGAACGTGCGCAAGTCCACGTTGCCGATGAAACCGGCTGGAAATTATCGACCACGCGCGCAGCATCTGCGATTGCGGCATGGTTTGACGTTGTCACGCAACGTGGCGAAACGACGGCGTTGCTGGATTTTCTGAAATCTCCGTTTATGTTGGCCGATTTGCCGGATAAATCCTCGCAAGTTATGGCGATTGAAATAGCGCTGCGGCGGGCGAATGTTTTAGGTGAATGGGGTAGCGTCATTTATGCCCTGAGTGATGTGCCCGTGGCGCAACAAACGGTCTCCATGCTGGCGCAACAAGCGGGCGTCTACGCCGGTCGTAAAACGTTGCGTGGATGGATCAATACCGGAAGTGCGTTAGAGACAATTGGTGTCGCGACTGCGTTAAGCCGCGATCCTGCGGGTCAGCAAGTTTTGCAAATGCTCCAAAATATTGCCGCTGAAAGTGGGGACGACGGAGACGCCGCGCTGTTCTCTTTTCCTGAATGGCGCGCACTAGTCAATCTGCAGCTCGATGACACCAGTTTCATTAGTCCTGCCAGCGACCGGCGCGTCGTAATGCTGCCGCTGAACGGTGCGCGCTTACGACATTTTGACGCCGTGCTGCTAGTCGGTGCCGATGCTAGCCATTTACCTTCGCAGCCGCAAGAGACCTTATTTTTCGCCAATACCGTGCGCCGTGAATTGAATCTGGCGACGCGGGAAAGTCGCCAACGTCAGCAGATGCGCGATCTGGTCGAATTGCTAGCGATGAATCCGACGGTGGTGTTGTCATGGCAGGCGCATCAGGATGGTGAACCGAATCCGGTTAGTCCGTGGATTGAACGTCTGGAATTGACTTTGGCGCGTGCTGGCGTGGCTACGTTGCCACGACATCGCGCCATCATCGCAGAGCAGCGCTTATTGGCGACCCCAGCGTTGATGCCTGCACCGATCGCCGCAGTGCTGCGTCCGGGACGCCTTTCAGCCAGCGGCTACAACAGTTTTATTGCCTGCCCTTATCAATTTTTTGCTAAGCGGATGTTGTCGTTGGCATCGTTGGATGAACTGTCCGATTTGCCAGAAAAACGTGATTATGGCGGCTGGCTGCATCAGATTCTGCAGACCTATCATGAAATGTTGCGAGATCAATCTATCGCGAATGTGCAAGAACAGCGTGTTGCGATATTGGTGGATATTTCGAAGCAATTATTCGATAAAATTATTGCCAAAAATGCCGCTGCGCTTGGCTATTACGCACGCTGGCAGAAAGTGATTTCTGCTTATGTAACCTGGGCGAATGATCGTGAAGCGCAAGGCTGGCGTTTTATTTTTGGCGAACAGGCTTACGAAAAAAATCTATCGTTAGCTGAGGGACAAATTACGTTGCATGGCCGTATCGATCGAATCGATGAAAACGATGCCGGTGAACGCGCCGTGCTGGATTACAAATCCAGCAGCGTCATTGTCTTGAATAAGAAATTGAATGATCACGAAGATCATCAATTGGCTTTTTATGGCTTGCTCTCAGACCTGCCGGTGGAGGCGGCGCATTACGTCGCGCTGGAACTCAGCAAGGACAAAATTGGCGACGTCAGCGCGCCCGAGTATGCACAGGCGCAGACAGTGTTGGACCACCATATTAGACACACTATGCAGGCAATTTCCGACGGCGCACCGATGCCAGCGAATGGTACAGATGCCGTATGCCAATACTGCGATGTGCGTGGTTTATGTCGTAAGGGAGCATGGTAA